Proteins encoded together in one Hevea brasiliensis isolate MT/VB/25A 57/8 chromosome 16, ASM3005281v1, whole genome shotgun sequence window:
- the LOC110669034 gene encoding UDP-glycosyltransferase 88F4 — MQDTIVLCPAPGVGHVVSMVELGKLILHRYGNQFSVAILLITVEFLETPGLISYVNTISQTYPSISFRRFPPVPYDATLSRSRVAIVFECILLNKPYVLEFLQEISKECNICAFVIDLFCTSALSVGKDLKIPTYYFFASGAACLSSFLYFPKIHEQHTKSFKDLAGTLLNFPNLPPLKAIHMPEPMLSRDDPAYYDMLYFCSNLPKADGIIVNSFNDLEPKAIKTIADGVCVPDASTPPIYCIGPLIAEGSSSASAAQHDCLSWLDKQPSKSVVFLCFGSRGSFSIEQVKEMANGLERSGQRFMWVVKNPPYDEKSKQTTDMSDFDLEGMLPDGFLNRVKDRAMVVKSWAPQVAVLNHDSVGGFVTHCGWNSVLEAVVAGVPMVAWPVYAEQHLNRNVLVEDMKMAIGVEQRDEDGFVRGDELERRVRELMESNKGRELREKSWKMRGRSLEAWAESGSSTTALARLVAQWKQSP; from the coding sequence ATGCAGGACACCATAGTACTGTGCCCAGCTCCAGGCGTGGGCCACGTAGTCTCCATGGTAGAGCTAGGCAAGCTTATCCTCCACCGCTACGGCAACCAATTCTCCGTAGCCATCCTCCTTATCACCGTCGAATTCTTGGAAACCCCGGGCCTCATCTCTTACGTCAACACCATCTCTCAAACCTACCCTTCTATCTCCTTCCGCCGTTTCCCTCCTGTCCCCTACGACGCCACCCTCTCTCGCAGCCGCGTTGCCATAGTCTTTGAGTGCATACTCCTTAACAAGCCCTATGTTCTTGAGTTTCTTCAAGAAATCTCCAAGGAATGTAATATTTGCGCTTTTGTTATTGACCTCTTCTGCACTTCTGCTCTTTCTGTAGGTAAAGATCTCAAAATCCCCACTTACTATTTTTTCGCTTCTGGTGCTGCTTGTCTTTCTTCCTTCTTATATTTCCCTAAAATCCATGAACAACACACCAAGAGCTTCAAAGATCTCGCAGGCACTCTTCTTAATTTCCCTAACTTGCCACCTCTCAAAGCTATTCACATGCCAGAACCAATGCTTTCTAGAGATGATCCTGCCTATTATGATATGCTATACTTTTGTTCCAATctcccaaaagctgatggaatTATTGTTAATTCCTTTAATGATCTCGAGCCAAAAGCCATCAAGACAATTGCAGATGGAGTATGCGTTCCTGATGCATCAACCCCTCCTATTTACTGTATTGGACCTTTGATTGCTGAGGGTAGTAGTAGTGCTTCTGCAGCTCAACATGATTGCCTATCTTGGCTTGATAAACAACCAAGCAAGAGTGTGGTGTTTCTGTGCTTTGGAAGCCGTGGATCTTTCTCTATAGAACAAGTTAAAGAGATGGCTAATGGTTTGGAGAGAAGCGGCCAAAGGTTCATGTGGGTAGTGAAAAATCCACCATATGATGAGAAAAGTAAGCAGACAACTGATATGAGCGATTTTGATTTGGAAGGAATGTTGCCAGACGGGTTCTTGAACAGAGTTAAAGATAGAGCCATGGTGGTGAAGTCATGGGCACCACAAGTAGCAGTGCTGAATCATGACTCGGTTGGCGGGTTCGTTACACACTGTGGGTGGAACTCGGTGTTAGAAGCGGTGGTTGCAGGGGTGCCGATGGTGGCATGGCCGGTATATGCTGAGCAACATCTTAATAGGAATGTGTTGGTGGAGGATATGAAGATGGCGATTGGAGTCGAGCAGAGAGACGAGGATGGGTTTGTGAGAGGGGATGAGTTGGAGAGACGAGTGCGAGAGCTGATGGAGTCGAACAAGGGGAGAGAACTGAGAGAAAAGAGCTGGAAGATGAGAGGGAGAAGTTTAGAGGCTTGGGCCGAGTCTGGTTCTTCCACTACAGCTCTTGCTAGGTTAGTTGCGCAATGGAAGCAAAGTCCATGA